In the Populus trichocarpa isolate Nisqually-1 chromosome 1, P.trichocarpa_v4.1, whole genome shotgun sequence genome, aaaaaaaccaaacttgtTATTTGCaagaaattacaaattaaaaaactaaaattaaaacaaataaataatggaaGGCCCTTCactattaagaaaattaaatatggtgtcaataatggtttttttttttacatttagtcattgattttttttttaatttgattatttaatattgtgttgattGGGGTTTgggattaatattttatttttatctaattcttATGTGATTATCTCGTTTTAAAAAGAATCCCCCTATTAGATTGGAGCttgatttcacaaaaaaaaaatatcctttttaaaaaaacttttgtgtCAGCGTCTTTTTGCCtaatttttcctttgaaattttatcaaaattcttttttggtcctttagtttataaattaaaaaatttgatttcaaaatttattttattcacattttagtttttgaatttgagaTAGAAGAAAATAAGTTCATGAATTATGTCAAATACGAGAAAAAGTTGGCAGCATGTCTTTGCTCAACAACGAAACTCATTATTTTGGTAATGGATTTCATTTAATGTGGAGAGTTCTATTTAGatcttttttctctccatcTTAtcgaaaaaaatagttatagtctcatgaatttttttttttggatttgagttaatttttatttttttattaattaaatgctAAATTTAATACCATGGTTTTTTAGATCCCTATTGTTTTTCTTAGGtgtttcaattgaaaatgagtttttttaccCCTAGAGCCAGTTGCTCAACTTTTCCGGTCACTTGTCTTGGTTGAAATTAAGAACAGCAAAAAAAGCGttgcatgattttattttttttttacaaaaaagggGTGGctccttgaaaaataaaaaataattttaaaaaaatgttattaaacctaatgaATTCTTTACCCTTGATCGTGATTTTAGCGGATTAATTTGGGTTGActaagaattttataatttattttggtttattttttatgtggttattATGGTTTTAAACAAACATCATAGTATTTGATTTGTGATTGGTTTAGTGAgcatatttgtttataaataaataaagaaaataatttaaaaaaagttattaaatctagtggagttcatgactcgagtcatgagtttaataggttaacttgggttgattgagtattaactttgtaatttattatgatttactTTATAGAGTTATTGTAGTCTTAAACAAGCATCTTGTCATTGAGTTATTGCTCAATTTTACgagtgattttttttgctatcatataacataataaaaaataatttttaaaaaattattaattttggtgGAGTCCATGATCTAGATCATGAATTTGAAGGGTTAAGTTGGGAAATCAGATCAATTCAATATGTGttgcctaaatattttttttgaaaaaaatattatcttaatttttttttaaattcaaactatgtttttagtAATTCTAAAGTGcttatcaaatgataaaatgcTCATTGAGCCAATTGAACAAAATAACTTATCCCATTAAAATTGATCGAATAcgaatttatttatatcttgacattgcaatatataatttaaatacttGGTCTCAAACTTTGAAAAGCTAGCAGAAGTTTTCAAAAATCTTGGAAGCCCATGTGTTTTGCTTGTTGGACCGACGCTTGCAGGGCCATTAGAAACGAGGTGGCCCATGAATGGGACGTCGAGAGATGATTTGACAGCGAGATGGATGAGCTCTCCAAGAGTCCAAGGCTAACAAAAGTCGTCCTTGTTTCTCTCCTTCATATGTTTTACGAATTCGAAGGATGTCGTGCGATATCCCTCGATTTCGCTCGACATGACCAAACTAACTTTTCTTCAGTCTCCTTAAATAAACCAACACCCTCTCGTCAAATTTTCGAAAAGCTAGCTAGCTGCCTGCTGCTCCAAAGGTTTTAATTGATTCAACTGTTTTAACTGTTCGTTAGTTCTTCAGCCGGTTGGCTCATGAGCTtcaattgcttttctttttctccagaAAGCCAGCGATGGATTACGAAAGTCCGTGGCAAAACCTCTTTGAAGCATCTCTAGCTCTACCTGCTCATGAATTTGAGGTTTATGAGGGTAAGTGTATTTCTTCCATATATCCTCAGagatttatttcatttcatcttTGCTTTAGAAAGCCGATTGATCCATTTCAGTTGGAATACTTGGATCTAGTAAGTTCTATTGTCTTCAATTCCTCGCTAACTTGCTCATGACTAcgattaattctttattttctcaccctatatttcatcttttattattaCATCTGCTTCTCAAACCCACGGAGGAAAAATAACTATGCTGGTGAAGAAAGtacacgcacacacacacacacatacatacagGCGCGTGCGTTCACACACACACGTATACATACCAATACATGTTTCGGTAAATACCTGCTTCAAGAGTCTTTTATGTACTTAAAACACTGAGGGAGGAGCACCATGCTCGTCGTTGACAGAATTTGAAACCGATCAGAAGGCAAGGGTAAATCAGCAAGCCTGTAACTACTTCTTGGCAGCAGGCCCAGCTAGTCCTCATCAGTCTTCAAATATAACGGATACTGATAAGAAAGGACAGGGTCTGGAAGCAACTAAAGATCAagttgcaaagaaaagaaagattgaCAAGGCATATCGTGAACGATGCAAGGTAAACACCATTTCCTATCTATTtactcttgttttctttttccttaattagttttttatttttagttcaaaGATCATGGCACCCAAGAGCATACGAATTGAATTTGTACGGATATTTTCTAGAATGTTCTTGAACCCAAATTGATCTTAGAAATCCAGTATCGCGAAGGGAGATGTTCCctaattccaattttttttattgttcctaAGGTCTGGCCGGTCATTTGACGAAGTagtgaaagaaaaatagaaaaaaacaaaaaatagttgaGAAATCTTTGATCTTGCTATATAACCTCTTGGTAAATTATGGGTacaatttaacaataaaaattaaaagttatgcgtgtttttgtcaaaaaattcattatttagaCTCATCCATTTGGTCCAataattgtatttatataatctaATTATAACAAATTCCAATCTAACAACTTGAATTCCATAGAATCATTTAAATTGGATTTTTCTTGGATTTAGACTTATCTATTTGGCCCATAAATATATCTGCTAGATATCAATCTAATTATAACAAATTCATATCTGAAAAGTCAAATTCCTCATAATCTCCTACATGATTATGAAATgctcattattttaaaatgcattGAATAGTTTGTAATTTTGCCATGTCATCAAAAGTTTGTCTCAAACAGAACGAGAAGTCATCAATGGTAGTAGttatacaaattataatattaatgattttttaaaaaaggctaGACTCAATTATATCATATATATCATTAAGGAAGGAAAATTATTGTATCAttaatatcaaatcaaaaccaaaaaatataatctaGCCAACAAGACAATGACTAGAATCAAAATAGAACAATAACCATATGTATTATGTTAATGccatatagagtatatataatTGCATTTGTATGCTGCTTTTCCCAACTCTGGtgttcttttaatgttttagcttatattaaaaaaccataCATGATTGCAActttcaagaaaatttatagACATATGCATCTACAGTATAACACAAACAAGATCAATTAACAGAAAATCACGTCTACAAGAGGGAAATTGATATTTCCCAAAAACTCAtggtgcatattttttttttttaaaaaaatcagcatTTTTATAGGTTCTACCATatatttacatttaaattacaaaatgctATACATATGGACAAACAATTAGCTTATTTATCTACTGACAAGTCTATTAACCAATAATATAGCACAACATTTATCCTTTTATCTATcaaacgacaaattaattatgaaacctGTTTTTTCGTAAAATTCTTTCATCATGAAAATTTTGTCTAAATAATATGTAAAACGATGGAAGATATATGTGCATATATGTAGTACCAAACTCTATTCCAATGAACTCGTAGCTCAATTGAAACTAGTGTCTCccctctcttttaaaaaatttaaagctccAACCTCTCctttataacaatatatatatatatatatatatatcaaacatTCATGTTAAATAGATATGCTCCCTTTTTAAATCTgcttaaattctaatttgattgTGGGTgcaaattgttaatattttaaatttatagacTTGTAaagaaacatgttaaaaaaaggttatggtagtataataaaaaaaaaggtgaagtgAGAATAATActaccaaattgaaaaaaagttgtACAGAAATTCATATAGAAATCTCAATCACTAAAATTATGGCAACCTCGTTTTGATTTACATATATGTTTCTTCGGGTTGACCTCCTTTAGGTAGTCTAACGTGCAACATCACCCTTAAGAGGAGGGTGTTGCTACCATTGAGGtgcctttttttattcattagtaGGTTCAATGGAACTTAACTACGTTCAATGGAGGATCGCGTTCCCCTATTATATTATCACTGGATGGGGCTTTGCTGCctatttatataagtttttctttctaatgtgcAGATGTAGGGCTATTCATTACTCAATACATGTTTAAAtccattttaataattaaattaatgaccaCAGAAGAATTATCAACCATAAATGCTAGTTAGTTAGGCCAAATAATGTAAACAATTTACCTCGCCCCTACACAGGCTAGCCTTTTAGGCACTGCACTTAAACTTAGATAAAAATCATGGTCTTTAAGCGAAAATGAATTTAAGGAAAACGTGGATGGGTAATTTGAATAATCATAATCGTGTCCTTAAAGCATCATGTTaatggaaaaatatataaaaaatagtttcagtTTAATGATTTCCCCTAAAAACCTTAAATGAGATGATGAGCAATTCTTCGTTCACTTATAAGGCATTGCTCTTTGAGTAGAAAACTGGATCTTTTCGTTTTTCTTTCAGGCTCATTAAGGCAAAAGAAACTTTCACTTTTCCTTGTAGAGAAACAAAATTGAGACCGAGAGAAACTTGGATCTGCTAAGGAAAGAAAACGATCGATTAAAAGGAGAGAATGCCTCCTTTAAAACGGAAGCAGTTCGGACTAGACAAACTTTGCAATATCAAGAACAAGAGATGAAGCGACTTAGGAAAACAATTGTTCTACTGAAGGAGAAGCATGATAAACAAAATACCGTTGTGGAGGTCCTTTCAAAACGACTAGTAAGtgtttttctattgaaaaattaataatttgttttttgattattAGTTCTTTTTCTGTAATAAAACTGAATATGAAGAGTGGCAGACCTCATTCACTATTGGGATTATTGTACTTTCATAACATATATTTGAAGAGGAACTTTGCCGCTTTTAAATCTATTGATGGTTAATTACCCAcgccccaaaaaa is a window encoding:
- the LOC7491477 gene encoding uncharacterized protein LOC7491477 isoform X1 gives rise to the protein MDELSKSPRLTKVVLVSLLHMFYEFEGCRAISLDFARHDQTNFSSVSLNKPTPSRQIFEKLASCLLLQRKPAMDYESPWQNLFEASLALPAHEFEVYEEFETDQKARVNQQACNYFLAAGPASPHQSSNITDTDKKGQGLEATKDQVAKKRKIDKAYRERCKRNKIETERNLDLLRKENDRLKGENASFKTEAVRTRQTLQYQEQEMKRLRKTIVLLKEKHDKQNTVVEVLSKRLAGANDTDLQRENTQLKNKIALLRSQVNDQNNLDKLQLQEKNAQLEHDKSSLEVIVQALCEKINNEKGHEGDHAS
- the LOC7491477 gene encoding uncharacterized protein LOC7491477 isoform X2 codes for the protein MDELSKSPRLTKVVLVSLLHMFYEFEGCRAISLDFARHDQTNFSSVSLNKPTPSRQIFEKLASCLLLQRKPAMDYESPWQNLFEASLALPAHEFEVYEEFETDQKARVNQQACNYFLAAGPASPHQSSNITDTDKKGQGLEATKDQVAKKRKIDKAYRERCKAGANDTDLQRENTQLKNKIALLRSQVNDQNNLDKLQLQEKNAQLEHDKSSLEVIVQALCEKINNEKGHEGDHAS